The Ichthyobacterium seriolicida sequence TATAACTCTAGTGCCTGCATCAACAGAAGTTATATTTGCTCCAGCAGGAGGAGTATTAATAGTTATATTACCTGTAGTTATAGTTTTAGTAGAATCATATATATAAACATCATAAGTTTTTTGTGTACTAGTATCCTCAGATGTTACTGTATATGCTTTTGAATCATCATACGAAGTAAAAGTTTGAGCTCCAGTTGGAGAAGTTATAGTAGCATATTCTGATTGTGTTATAGTAGGAGTTGTATTTGCTGGAAGAGCAGTCACGGGTACAACTATTCTTCCTTTACCACCAGTGGCAGTGCTAGGGTGTGTAATATTACCTTGATCAGAATTAATTGCAAATGTTTTAATTTGCGCTTCAGTTGATTTTTTCCTTACTGTCACAGTATACACTTTAGTGAAATCGGGAGCTGAAGTATCATTAGATCTTACAGTATAAGTAACAGCGGAAGCAAAACTTTGAGCAGAAACAGTAATATTCTCAGCATTCGCTACTGTGATTGTAGGGGTTAGATTTTGATTTAAATCGACAGCGCTAGGTACAACTAACTTTATAGTACCAGCAGAGTGGTCAATTGTTCCTGCTACGTCATCAGGAGTTATACTATTTCCAGAATTATTACTGGAAGTAAATTTAAAGTCACTAATATAAGGCCCTTTAACTGCCCTAACAGTATAAACTCTTTGAGAGCCCGTATCAGTTTTTGTAAGAGTAAATGTTTTATTGCTTATATCTTCAGATATTACTGAACCACTAGCTGGACTTAAACTATGCTCTTCAGGAATAATAACAGTAGGAGCTAATCCAGCTAGATCAATATCATTAGCGCCTTCTTTAGGAAACTTTAACAGGATAGTGCCAGTACCATCATTCAAATTAGAGACAGTTGTAACCACATTACTAGAAATACCCTTTGAAGTATTAGGAGATATTGTAAAAGATGTCAAAACTGGAGCATCTTCCTTAATTAATCTTACCTGATAAATCTTTTTTGCTCCATCTTGAGCTGTTAGAGTATAACTTACTGATTCACCACTAGTAAAATTTAAAGGATATT is a genomic window containing:
- a CDS encoding DUF5018 domain-containing protein, whose protein sequence is MFKTIYFVKSIIFSFVFLLVIFSSCKKEKEVVDLSSEKFIKSFKFLDSDNKGKYIGENLKITIDSINYRISITVAHNAILEGLKPKIDISDKASISPSSGEEVDFEYILGPNIYQKTFKVTAEDGSFENYTVNITKSLSTDFHINSFKLVKDVNDGKGLITDVDGVIDHDNLTISLTLPSSTVLEGLKPSIDATADVLVNPADQYPLNFTSGESVSYTLTAQDGAKKIYQVRLIKEDAPVLTSFTISPNTSKGISSNVVTTVSNLNDGTGTILLKFPKEGANDIDLAGLAPTVIIPEEHSLSPASGSVISEDISNKTFTLTKTDTGSQRVYTVRAVKGPYISDFKFTSSNNSGNSITPDDVAGTIDHSAGTIKLVVPSAVDLNQNLTPTITVANAENITVSAQSFASAVTYTVRSNDTSAPDFTKVYTVTVRKKSTEAQIKTFAINSDQGNITHPSTATGGKGRIVVPVTALPANTTPTITQSEYATITSPTGAQTFTSYDDSKAYTVTSEDTSTQKTYDVYIYDSTKTITTGNITINTPPAGANITSVDAGTRVITVNLPSSTTGLNNLTLTFDITPSPSGLTLTVDPAGPNDFSNEKEVKYTLKDTSGSSSNVVGHYWVKVTTS